Below is a genomic region from Methanococcus vannielii SB.
TCTTCAAATACTGCATCTATTTTTTCAGGAAAAAAATCTTTAATAAATGATACTTTATACTCCCCAACTTTTCCGCCGTATTTTCTATGGATTACATCATTCATATCAATTTTTGCAGCGTCAAACACTTCAATCTTCTTAAAACCTCCCCGATGTACCTCTAAAATATCCATAATAACCCTAACACCAAGTCTACCGCACCCGATAACTGAAACAGTCCCTTTAGAATTTAATTTGTCTTCAAGCAGTTTTATATCCATATAATCACTTAAAATTATTTTTTTATTGTAATATTTGTTTTCCAGATATATTAGTTAGAATTTTTTAAATAAATATTTACGCAATTAATTTAAAAGTTACTCTTTGATGTGGTGAATAATACTCACAGATATTTATAAAACTTACTATTTGAATTTAGAAGAATTATATATATAGAAACATTCACTACGTTGTATATGACTCACATGAGATGAAATTATGCCAGAGCATTTACTGTCAGGTATCAAAGCAATTGTCGCAATAAATATGCGAAAAGAGGGAATGCTGCAAAGAGAAATAGCGGATTTTCTCAAAATGGATCGTTCAATCATTTCACACTATTTACATGGCAGATATCCATCTGATAAAGTCATGCGAGTCTCTGAAGAGATTATAAGGTTACCCCTTGAATATGGAATTCCATTGATCACGTCTCTTGGTGATGACAAAGAGATTACAAAAAAATTAGTAGAACGAATTTATAAAA
It encodes:
- a CDS encoding 4Fe-4S binding protein; translation: MPEHLLSGIKAIVAINMRKEGMLQREIADFLKMDRSIISHYLHGRYPSDKVMRVSEEIIRLPLEYGIPLITSLGDDKEITKKLVERIYKITIEIDMEKCIACGNCLECEYDAISVYSEDIGISIDKEKCVLCLQCVSECPVNALKITNYKV